The following proteins are co-located in the Siansivirga zeaxanthinifaciens CC-SAMT-1 genome:
- a CDS encoding sialate O-acetylesterase: MLIGSTQLLHADIKLPSIVSSNMVLQRNTQVTLWGWADVNEEITIKASWLDEYKKLKADDKGNWRIDIQTTNSKEPQKVSFRSKTSQITLDNVLFGEVWLCSGQSNMFQPLKGYNAQPTFGSTMAIAKSSNPNLRLFAVDRVGSKTPLKDLSSPSSWKQATPETVASFSAIGYFFAQQLQEILGVPVGIIHTSWGASTVEAWISKEVMNSFQEFVVTDEDIIKKPNRTATALFNSMIKPLIPYNIKGVLWYQGEGNRNEPNKYKQLLPVMVKDWRNRWGLGDFPFYYVQIAPYAYGGNDAYTNPQNSAFMREAQLECLELIPNSGIAITTDLGSFETIHPPKKKEVADRLLFNALNQTYGFKDVDFVAPTYESHVVKNDSIIVNFKNAEMGLFSFNELEDFEIAGEDKVFYPASAKIINQKSVQVFNKNVTKPVAVRYAWKNWVIGTLYDTNLLPASSFRTDRWEDATQVKSMSQK, encoded by the coding sequence AGACATTAAGCTTCCATCCATTGTTTCATCAAATATGGTCTTGCAAAGAAACACTCAAGTTACGCTTTGGGGTTGGGCCGATGTCAACGAGGAAATTACCATCAAAGCTTCTTGGCTAGACGAATATAAAAAGCTAAAAGCCGATGATAAAGGGAATTGGCGTATCGATATACAAACCACTAATAGTAAGGAACCCCAAAAAGTAAGCTTTAGAAGTAAAACATCTCAAATTACATTAGACAATGTTTTATTTGGCGAGGTTTGGCTATGTTCAGGTCAATCCAATATGTTTCAACCTTTAAAGGGTTACAATGCGCAGCCAACGTTTGGCTCGACAATGGCCATAGCTAAATCATCCAATCCAAATTTAAGATTGTTTGCCGTTGATAGAGTTGGCTCTAAAACGCCTTTAAAAGATTTAAGTTCACCGTCATCATGGAAGCAAGCTACTCCCGAAACAGTGGCTAGTTTTAGTGCCATAGGATATTTTTTTGCACAACAATTGCAAGAGATTTTGGGTGTCCCTGTTGGAATTATCCACACATCCTGGGGAGCGAGTACAGTTGAAGCTTGGATAAGTAAGGAAGTTATGAACTCATTTCAAGAGTTTGTTGTTACAGATGAAGATATTATTAAAAAACCGAATCGCACAGCTACAGCATTATTCAATTCTATGATAAAACCATTAATCCCATATAACATAAAAGGTGTATTGTGGTATCAAGGCGAGGGGAATAGAAACGAACCCAATAAATACAAACAACTTTTGCCTGTGATGGTGAAAGATTGGCGTAATCGCTGGGGTTTGGGTGATTTCCCATTTTATTATGTGCAGATAGCCCCATATGCCTATGGGGGTAATGATGCCTATACCAACCCGCAAAACTCAGCCTTTATGCGTGAAGCCCAATTAGAATGTTTAGAGTTAATTCCCAATTCAGGAATTGCCATTACAACCGATTTGGGAAGCTTCGAAACCATACATCCGCCAAAGAAGAAAGAAGTAGCCGATAGATTATTATTTAACGCTCTAAATCAAACTTACGGGTTTAAAGACGTAGATTTTGTGGCTCCAACATACGAATCTCATGTTGTTAAAAACGATAGCATCATTGTAAATTTTAAAAATGCAGAAATGGGACTTTTTTCTTTTAATGAATTGGAAGACTTTGAGATAGCTGGTGAAGACAAGGTTTTTTATCCTGCATCAGCTAAAATTATAAATCAGAAAAGTGTACAAGTATTTAATAAAAATGTAACTAAGCCTGTTGCCGTGAGGTATGCATGGAAAAATTGGGTGATTGGCACGCTTTATGATACCAATTTATTGCCCGCTTCGTCATTTAGAACAGATCGTTGGGAGGATGCTACTCAGGTAAAAAGTATGAGTCAGAAATAA
- a CDS encoding sulfatase: MNRIERLFFIAFFGFFSSNVSQAQQQPNVLVFYVDDLRAELGCYGSPTAISPNIDKLASEGVQFNKAYTQQAICAPSRMSTLTGLRPETLGIYSLFTPLRKVHKDVVTLPQLFKENGYKTISIGKVYHAGNDDEQSWTHLFKRDPTDYLKPENVALIDRLKKEGKLVKGPAFEDADVEDEAYKDGRVAKNAIETLHQVKDDKFLMFVGLSKPHLPFNAPKKYWDLYDKNKFAIPSKEKPQGAYRLALTNWGELKAYYGIPQEGDLDDDLTRTLIHGYHASVSYIDAQVGKVMKTLEDLDLRKNTIIVFMSDHSYKIGEYGAWCKHSNVEIDVRVPLIISRETSHKGRKAGVISDALVENVDIFSTLVDVCGLEGPPSDGKSLVPVIDNPNMPWDTVATSVYPRGTNIMGCTATDGQWRYTEWRDAKTQEILGSELYEHKNSLLSFVNVSGNPVYKREELHMKKLLESQFPRNAKPFSQNDEPKKN, from the coding sequence ATGAATAGAATAGAACGTCTATTTTTTATAGCTTTCTTTGGGTTTTTTAGTTCAAATGTTTCACAAGCACAACAACAGCCAAATGTGCTCGTATTTTACGTAGACGACTTACGAGCAGAATTAGGTTGTTATGGCAGTCCAACGGCTATAAGCCCAAACATTGATAAACTGGCGAGCGAAGGCGTTCAGTTTAATAAAGCCTACACACAACAGGCTATTTGTGCGCCTTCTAGAATGAGTACGTTAACGGGTCTAAGACCAGAAACTTTGGGTATATATAGTCTATTTACACCTTTAAGAAAAGTGCATAAAGATGTAGTGACACTTCCACAATTGTTTAAAGAAAACGGATATAAAACCATTAGTATAGGTAAAGTATATCATGCGGGAAATGATGATGAACAAAGTTGGACACATTTATTCAAAAGAGATCCAACCGATTATTTGAAACCTGAAAATGTTGCATTAATTGACCGTTTGAAAAAGGAAGGAAAACTTGTTAAAGGGCCTGCGTTCGAGGATGCCGATGTGGAAGACGAAGCCTACAAAGATGGTCGTGTTGCTAAAAATGCAATCGAAACCTTACACCAAGTAAAAGATGATAAATTTTTAATGTTTGTAGGTTTAAGCAAACCGCACTTGCCTTTTAATGCCCCAAAAAAATACTGGGATTTGTATGATAAAAACAAATTTGCAATTCCTTCCAAAGAAAAACCACAAGGCGCGTACAGATTAGCATTAACCAATTGGGGAGAATTAAAAGCGTATTATGGTATACCTCAAGAAGGCGATTTAGATGATGATTTAACTCGTACCTTAATTCATGGTTATCATGCTTCTGTAAGTTATATAGATGCTCAAGTTGGAAAAGTCATGAAGACTTTAGAAGATTTAGATTTACGCAAAAATACCATCATTGTTTTTATGAGCGACCATAGCTATAAAATTGGTGAGTATGGGGCGTGGTGCAAACATTCTAATGTAGAAATTGATGTTCGTGTACCTTTAATAATTAGTAGAGAAACCAGTCATAAAGGAAGAAAGGCTGGCGTTATCTCTGATGCCTTGGTAGAAAACGTCGATATATTTTCAACCTTGGTAGATGTTTGTGGTTTGGAAGGACCACCTTCCGATGGAAAAAGTCTCGTACCCGTAATTGATAACCCAAATATGCCTTGGGATACTGTTGCTACAAGTGTATATCCTAGAGGGACTAACATCATGGGATGTACTGCTACCGATGGTCAATGGCGCTACACCGAATGGCGAGATGCTAAAACACAAGAAATTTTAGGATCCGAATTATATGAACATAAAAACAGCCTCTTGTCTTTTGTAAACGTTTCTGGGAATCCGGTATACAAAAGGGAAGAACTTCATATGAAAAAATTATTAGAATCCCAGTTTCCTAGAAATGCCAAACCTTTTTCACAAAACGACGAACCAAAAAAAAATTAA